A region of Beijerinckia sp. 28-YEA-48 DNA encodes the following proteins:
- a CDS encoding site-specific integrase encodes MAKLKFTAKSVESAPAGKHSDAGAIGLYLHVSEGGAAKWVFRFRWGDRQREMGLGPARGQGAKSLAEARAEAMEARRKARAGIDPMAARSKVETAPTFLAYAEKLIPEIVKEYSNPKHRQQWLNTIKQYCRPIHKTLIDQIGVPEVAGVLRPIWTTKPETASRVRGRIERILDAATAEGFRKGVNPAAWKGVLKPLFSSPVKRIERHHAAMPYDDVPKFLPKLRGAEGLAPKALELTILAATRSTETLAAKIPEFDIAAAIWTIPPERMKARVEHRVPLSTQALDLVKSLLVGRTERDGDFLFPGAKKGRPLSNMAMAMTLRRMNVKGVTTHGFRSSFRDWAGDATAFPREIAEAALAHTIKDKAEAAYRRSDAIERRRKLMQAWADYCDGQITGNVIPLRNGSVAG; translated from the coding sequence ATGGCAAAGCTAAAGTTTACCGCTAAATCAGTTGAAAGCGCTCCAGCTGGCAAGCATTCCGATGCCGGCGCCATTGGCTTGTATCTGCATGTCAGTGAGGGCGGGGCGGCCAAGTGGGTATTCCGGTTTCGTTGGGGTGATCGCCAGCGAGAAATGGGCCTAGGGCCAGCCCGAGGGCAGGGCGCAAAATCACTGGCTGAGGCGCGGGCTGAAGCCATGGAGGCCCGCCGGAAAGCTAGGGCCGGTATTGATCCGATGGCCGCGCGGTCAAAGGTCGAAACTGCTCCGACCTTTCTTGCCTACGCTGAAAAGCTGATCCCCGAGATCGTCAAAGAATATTCGAACCCTAAGCACCGGCAACAATGGCTGAACACCATCAAGCAATATTGCAGGCCGATCCATAAGACGCTCATCGATCAGATCGGCGTGCCAGAGGTGGCCGGCGTGCTGCGGCCGATATGGACAACAAAGCCCGAAACGGCCTCGCGCGTGAGGGGCAGGATAGAGCGCATCCTTGATGCTGCGACGGCAGAGGGCTTTCGCAAGGGCGTTAACCCCGCTGCATGGAAAGGTGTGCTGAAACCCCTGTTCTCCAGCCCGGTGAAACGGATTGAACGTCACCACGCGGCAATGCCCTATGACGACGTTCCCAAGTTCCTTCCCAAGCTAAGGGGCGCTGAAGGCCTAGCCCCGAAGGCTTTGGAACTCACTATCCTGGCTGCTACGCGGTCGACCGAAACCTTGGCGGCGAAGATCCCTGAATTCGACATTGCAGCTGCCATATGGACCATTCCGCCCGAACGCATGAAAGCGCGCGTTGAACATCGCGTACCGTTGTCGACGCAAGCGCTGGACCTTGTGAAAAGCTTGCTCGTAGGCAGGACTGAGCGGGACGGAGACTTTCTGTTTCCAGGCGCGAAGAAGGGCCGGCCGCTGTCCAATATGGCCATGGCAATGACGTTGCGCCGAATGAATGTCAAAGGCGTCACGACGCACGGCTTCCGATCCAGCTTCCGCGATTGGGCGGGAGACGCCACGGCATTCCCCCGAGAGATTGCGGAAGCTGCCCTAGCTCATACGATCAAGGATAAGGCTGAGGCCGCCTATCGGCGCTCTGACGCGATTGAGCGCCGCCGCAAGCTCATGCAGGCCTGGGCGGATTACTGTGACGGCCAAATAACTGGAAATGTCATTCCGTTACGTAACGGGAGCGTAGCCGGATGA
- a CDS encoding restriction endonuclease: MESLRPHDHIPASQAMPTGDVLLRDQAILGRLEALKAKIIDWATKHELWHDSDFKTPFVHRGEAPFLGEGLLLVSDGALVSMFNSVHYETDQLEAEFRALLEGEGFWYELQTSTSALIIPENEAFQADLLKVYRWQWIQKLSERRLYSLHSEVFEFFARDPDRLKQLGWRQFEEFLDAVFKNQGFHTQIGPGSGDRGIDHRLYQSEAIPEVVAVVQAKRYTNKPIGLDAVAALLGVAAVEGAPNAIFATTSRYLPGAREYAHNARQKLHLPKLELADLGRIQEWCATISQQLEAYFSGGALSLPPLLDKRAPTPLNGRIVVAHWGSVASHNSFAVIEADYPHEAILRPIGHRDVSGDGQRGTQMPDENGQLFPLDPIRFVAYRSESYGRENFWGNGMLYALWDGTPQYFDSCD; encoded by the coding sequence ATGGAAAGTCTCCGGCCCCACGATCATATTCCAGCCTCGCAGGCGATGCCTACTGGCGACGTCCTGCTGCGCGACCAAGCGATTTTGGGGCGGCTTGAAGCGCTTAAGGCCAAGATCATCGACTGGGCCACAAAGCATGAACTATGGCACGACTCTGACTTCAAAACGCCGTTCGTCCACCGAGGTGAAGCGCCGTTTCTCGGGGAGGGTTTGCTGCTCGTCTCGGACGGCGCGCTCGTTTCGATGTTTAACAGCGTACACTACGAGACGGACCAGTTAGAAGCGGAATTCCGGGCGCTGCTAGAGGGCGAAGGCTTCTGGTACGAACTGCAAACGTCCACCTCAGCCCTGATCATTCCCGAAAACGAGGCGTTTCAAGCCGACCTGCTAAAAGTCTACCGTTGGCAGTGGATTCAAAAGCTATCAGAGCGTCGGCTCTATAGCCTGCACAGTGAAGTTTTCGAGTTCTTCGCCCGAGATCCAGACCGGCTGAAGCAGCTCGGATGGCGCCAGTTTGAGGAATTCCTCGACGCGGTCTTCAAGAACCAAGGCTTTCACACGCAGATTGGACCAGGAAGCGGCGATCGAGGGATCGACCATCGTCTCTATCAAAGCGAGGCGATCCCCGAGGTTGTCGCGGTCGTTCAGGCCAAACGATACACCAATAAGCCTATTGGGCTCGATGCGGTTGCGGCTCTCCTTGGCGTCGCGGCGGTCGAGGGAGCGCCAAACGCGATCTTCGCAACGACGTCGCGCTATCTACCTGGCGCGCGGGAGTATGCCCACAATGCCCGGCAAAAACTTCATCTTCCAAAGCTCGAACTGGCCGATCTCGGACGCATTCAGGAATGGTGCGCCACTATTTCGCAGCAATTAGAGGCGTACTTCAGCGGCGGCGCGCTTTCGCTACCACCTCTTCTTGACAAACGCGCCCCCACACCGCTGAACGGCCGCATCGTCGTCGCGCATTGGGGCTCCGTCGCGAGTCACAACTCGTTTGCTGTCATCGAGGCGGACTATCCGCACGAGGCGATCCTGCGCCCGATCGGCCATCGGGACGTATCCGGCGATGGTCAACGAGGCACACAGATGCCAGATGAAAACGGCCAGCTGTTCCCTCTCGATCCGATACGATTTGTGGCCTACCGTAGTGAAAGTTACGGACGTGAAAACTTTTGGGGCAACGGCATGCTATACGCGCTGTGGGACGGCACGCCGCAGTATTTCGATAGCTGCGATTAG
- a CDS encoding alpha/beta hydrolase — protein sequence MWHTTIGHGPERVIALHGWFGDHRAYAALFDSLDVERFTYAFVDYRGYGHSRDLAGAYSIEQVARDALALADHLGWKTFHVIGHSMGGKAAQKVAIDGGSRIKSLVAITPVPAPAMPVDDATLGFFSGVCDSDETALALIGGSVGDRLSKVWMRHLLAGARATAKPEAFRSYMQSFIHDDLSARAETVTIPILALAGEHDNGVRAEIVQAVFPHLFSNADVTVEILKNSGHYPMDEIPVYLTTRIEAFLLAAAKRAG from the coding sequence GTGTGGCACACAACCATTGGCCACGGTCCTGAACGGGTCATCGCTCTGCACGGATGGTTCGGCGATCATCGCGCCTATGCCGCGCTCTTTGATAGTCTCGACGTCGAGCGTTTCACATATGCCTTTGTCGATTACCGGGGCTATGGCCATTCGCGCGATCTCGCTGGCGCTTATTCGATCGAACAGGTGGCGCGCGATGCGCTGGCGCTCGCCGATCACCTGGGCTGGAAAACATTTCATGTGATCGGCCATTCGATGGGGGGCAAGGCGGCGCAGAAAGTGGCGATCGATGGCGGTTCCAGGATCAAATCCCTGGTCGCGATCACGCCGGTTCCAGCGCCCGCCATGCCCGTCGACGACGCGACGCTCGGCTTCTTCTCAGGCGTCTGCGACAGCGACGAAACCGCTTTGGCGCTCATCGGCGGCTCTGTCGGTGATCGATTGTCGAAGGTCTGGATGCGGCATTTGCTGGCCGGCGCGCGCGCCACCGCCAAGCCGGAAGCCTTTCGCAGCTACATGCAGTCCTTCATCCACGATGATCTCTCGGCGCGCGCCGAAACGGTCACGATCCCGATCCTCGCCTTGGCTGGCGAACATGACAACGGCGTTCGCGCCGAAATCGTCCAGGCGGTCTTTCCGCACCTGTTCAGCAACGCCGATGTCACCGTCGAAATTTTGAAAAACAGCGGCCATTATCCGATGGACGAGATTCCGGTCTATCTGACGACGCGGATCGAAGCGTTTTTGCTCGCTGCAGCGAAGCGCGCTGGATAG